The genomic window GCGCGCGCGTCTCACTCCAGATCGGCCTCATCATCACGCTCGTCGGCGGGCTCATCGGCGTGCCGCTCGGGATGCTCGCGGGCTACGTGGGCGGCCTCCTCGGCGACGTCATCATGCGCGTGACCGACGTGTTCCTCTCGGTGCCCGCGCTCGTCCTGGCCCTCGCCATCGTGGGCGCGCTCGGCCCCGGCATCGTCAACGCGATCGTCGCGCTCTCGCTCGTCTGGTGGCCGGGCTACGTGCGGCTCGTCCAGGGCAAGACGCTCTCGCTGAAGGCCCAGACGTTCGTCGAGGCGGCGCGCGCCGTCGGCACCGGCCGGCTCCGCATCGTCTTCGTCCACATCCTGCCGAACTGCCTGTCGACGATCACGGTCAAGGCGAGCATGGACATGGGGACCGCGATCCTCGCCGCGGCGGGCCTCGGCTTCATCGGCCTCGGCGCCCAGCCGCCGCACCCCGAGTGGGGCGCGATGATCAGCTACGGGCGGAACTATCTCCCGACGTGGTGGTGGTATTCGGCCTTCCCCGGCCTCTTCATCTATCTGACGGTGCTCGGTTTCAACCTCCTGGGCGACGGCCTCCGCGACGTCCTCGACCCGAAGAGCCGCGGCTAGCGGCCGGCGGGGCCGTCAGACGCCGCAGAGCTCGGCGAGCACGCGGGCGACGAGGAGGTTCGCGACGAGCACCGGCGCGCCGATCGCGGCCCGGAGCTCGTCGCGCGTCTTCTTCCTGAAGCCGATGCAGTCCATCACGACGAGCCCGGCGTGCGCCGAGCGGAGCGCGTCCGCCGCGCGCGCGAGCGCGACGGGATTCTCCTCCTCGTAGGGTGAGAGCGGGACGACGACCGGATCGAAGCCGTCGGCGCGCCAGCGCGCCTCGGTCTGCGCCACGTGGGGCTCAGACGGCGTGAGGATACCCAGGCGGCCGGGCCAGCGGAGCCCGCGGAGCGCGCCGAGCAGGATCGGCTGGGGCTGGACGCAGGGACGCCGCGCGGGGATGGGCGGGAAGGCGCCGGTGCAGAGGAGCGCGGTCAGGCCCGCCCCCGCGGCCTCGAGCGCCGCGATCTTTGCCTGCACGCGCGCGACCACGTGACGCTTGGCGACGAACACCGAGCTCGCGTCGGCGAGCCGCGTGACGAGGATCTCGTCGCCCGGACCCGGCGCGAGCGCCGCGATCTCCGCGCGTGTGAGCCCGTCGAGGGCCCCGGCCTCGCGGATGTCGATGCCCGGGCCGAGGATCTCGGCCATGTCGGGCACGACGTCGGCGCGCGGCGACTGGCCGATCGTGACGAGCCCGACGCTCGGACGCGACGCCGTCACAGCACGTGGAGCAGGGGACGCGCGGTGAGCGCGTCCGGCTTCCAGAAGCCGGTCTCGGCGAACCACGCGAGCGCCTGTCGCGGATCGGCCGATCGGGCGAGCGCGAGGGTCTGGCCGCCCTCGAAGAACCCGCCGAACGCCACGCGCCCCGCGCCGCGCATCTCGATCAGCGCGAACTGCGCCATGTCGTGCTGGGCCACCGGGCCCTCGACGATCGTGACCGAGCGCGAGCCGTCGAGGACGACGGGGACCATCTCCCATGGCTCGACGAACTGGGCGAAGCTCCGCGGCTCGTAGCGGGTCCAGACGCCACCCGTCCAGTACGGGTCCTCTTCGATCGCGTGCTCGAGCTGGCCGGGCTGCTGGAGGCGGTAGAAGACGTCGGCGCTCTTGCCGTCCGGCGCCGGGCCGCCGCCGACCAGGATGCCGGCCGCGCGCAACCCCTGGAGGCGCTCGAGGTGGGCGCGCCGGTGGCCCTCGCGGCGGGTCAGGTAGTCGTCGGCGGCCGTGACGGCGATGTGGAAGACGATCACGGTCGAGAGCCTACCAGATCGCGGCCCGCGCGAGCCGGCGTGTTACTGTGTCGAGTGATGGAGCTGCTCGAGGAGTTTCGTGCTCGGTACCCGTTCCCGCTCGACGACTTCCAGCTCGAAGCGATCCAGGCGATCGCGGCCGGCCAGTCGGTGATCGTCTCGGCGCCGACCGGGGCGGGCAAGACGCTGGTCGCCGAGTTCGCGATCCACGCGGCGCTCGCGGCCGGCCGCCGCATCGCCTACACCACGCCGCTCAAGGCGCTCTCGAACCAGAAGTTCGCCGACTTCACCCGCGCGTTCGGCGAGGCGCGCGTCGGCATCCTGACCGGCGACGTCAAGGTGAACCCGCACGCGCGCGTGCTCGTGATGACGACGGAGATCCTCCGGAACGCGCTGTACGGCTCGGGCCTCGAGGACCTCAGCTACATCGTGCTCGACGAGTGCCACTACATGGGCGACGAGGGGCGCGGCACCGTGTGGGAGGAGATCATCATCGGCGCGCCGAAGGACGTCGCCCTCGTCGGTCTCTCGGCGACGGTCGCGAACGTCAAGGAGATCGCCGACTGGATCTCGCTCGTCCACCGGCCGATCGTGCCGATCTACCATCCCCACCGCCCGGTGCCGCTCCGCTGGGCGATCGCCGATCTCGCGGGCGAGATGCACGACCTCGACGACGTGCGCCGGGGCCGGGCGCGCGTCGTCGGCGACGAGCCGCGCGGTCCCGACGACCGCGGCCGCTGGTACACGCGCCGGGTGGCGGACCCGACGGTGCTGATCGAGGCGCTCGCGGCCCGGCGCTGGCTCCCCGCGATCTACTTCATCTTCAGTCGCGCCGGCTGCGAGCGCGCGATGCACGACGTGCTGACCGAGGGCCGGAGCCTCCTGACGGCGGAGCAGCAGGCCGAGGTGGACCGCGCGATCGGCGAGGCGGTCGCGGAGAGCCCCTCCGTCGGCGAGTCGGCGCTGTCGCAGTCGGTCTTCCAGGGACTCAGGATCGGCGTGGCCCTGCACCACGCGGGGATCCTGCCCGGCCTCAAGCGGCTCATCGAGACGCTGTTCGAGCGCGGCCTCTGCAAGGTCGTCTTCGCGACGGAGACGATGTCGCTCGGCATCCACATGCCCGCGCGCGCGGTGGTGCTCCAGGGGCTCACGAAGCGCACCGACCGCGGCTTCCGCTCGCTCACCCACAACGAGCTGACCCAGATGGCGGGCCGGGCGGGCCGGCGCGGCATCGACGCCGAGGGCGAGTGCGTGATCGCGCTCGACGCGCGCGACGGCGTGGACTCCGTCTTCCATGTCGTGGACGGCGCGCCCGAGCCGATCGAGAGCCGGTTCCGGCTCGGCTACGGCTCGGTCGCGCTCCTGCTCGGCACCGGGGCCGAGCCGGACGTCCTGCGCCGCCGGATCGAGTCCTCCTTCGGCCAGTACCAGAACCTCAAGCGCGTCCGCGAGCTTGAGGCCGAGGTGCTGAGCCTCGAGGCCCAGCTCGCGGCGCTCGAGCGATACGAAGCCCCGTGCGGCGACTTCCAGCGCGTCGGCCGGTACCGGCGCGCGCGTCAGGAGCAGGAGGTGCGGCGGCAGGCGCTCGGCCGCGGCGGGCGCCGGGGCGAGCGGAGCGTCGCCGAGGCCGAGACGGGCCGCCTCGCGCTGGTCCGGCGCAAGGGCGCGCCGAGCCTCGCGCTGATCCTCGGCGTGCACTCGACGCGCGGCGGGAAGGCGCTCCTCGACGCGCTCCTTCCCCACGGCGCCGTCGTCCGGGTGAAGAGCGGCGTCGTGAAGCGCGTCTTCTGGGCCACGCCGCCGATCCACGTGTCGCGTGACCTGGGCCGCGAGGGCCGCGGTCGCGACGGCCGCGGCCTCGGCCACCTGGCCGCCGAGCTCGGCCGGCTCTCCGTCGCCGAGCTCGTCGAGCGCGAGCGCGCCGAGGGTCCCGGCGCGGTCCTCGCGGCGATCGAGTGCCACCGCTGCCCGTGGGGCGCGCTCCCGAAGTGCGACCGCGAGTGGCGCGAGCTGGAGACGCTGACGGAGCGGCTCGGCGCCCGCCGGCGCGCCCTCGAGCACGTGCGCGGCGCCTACTGGCAGGAGTTCCTGCGCGTCGTCGAGGTCCTCGAGCAGTTCGGCGCGATCCGCGAGCGGCGGCTCGAGCCGCGCGGGCGGCTCGTCGCGAGCCTCCGCCACGACAACGAGCTGCTCGTCGCCGAGAGCGTGTTCCGCGGCCTCTTCGCCGACCTCACGGGGGCCGAGGCGGCGGCGCTCGTCTCGGCGCTCATCGAGGAGTCGCGCTCCGGCGAGCCGGCGCGCGCGCGGGAATTCCTCCGGAAGCGCCCGAAGCTCCGCCGGCGGCTCGCCGAGCTCGAGGGCATCGCCCGCACGCTGCACGAGGCCCAGCGCCAGCGTCACCTCGGGATCCCCCTCGGCGTCCACGGGGGCTTCATGCCGGCCATCTTCCGCTGGGCGTCCGGCGAGGACGACTGGACGGCGATCGTCGAGGACGCCTTCGGCGGTCACGAGGGCGACCTGATCCGCGCGATGCGCCGGCTCATCGACCTCCTGCGCCAGCTCGCCGAGAGCCCCGAGGTGCCCGCCCAGACGGCGCGCGTGCTGGCCCAGGTCGCGCGGGTCGTGGATCGTGGCATCGTGCTCGAGTCGGCCCTGATATGATTCCTGCCGTGGGCCGTCACGCACGCTCGGCCGTGGTGCTCCTCGTGGCGCTCGCCGGGTGCGCCACGCTCTGGCCTCAGGAGCGGCACGCGCTCCACGGGCCGACCGCCGAGGAGATCTGGATGGCGCGGGTCCTGCTCGCCACCGCGCACGAGCCGAGCTTCGACGACCGGCAGCGGTGGGATGACCAGATGGACCAGCGGCTCTCGCAGTACCTCTCCCGCCACCCGCGGCTCGCCAACTCGATCGACGTGACGAGCCTCACGATGACCCGCCAAGTGACGGTGGGCATGGAGCGGGAGCTGGTCCTGCTGCTCCTCGGCCCGCCCGTGCTCGGCGCGAAGGAGGCGGCCGAGATCGAGAAGCTGGCGCGCGGCTACTGGCCGCTCGTGAAGGTCAACAAGCCGACGGAGGCGTGGCTCTACCCGCAGGGCTGGCGCCTGTTCCTCGACGACGCGCGGATCGTGGACATCACGCAGTACCTCGAGCCCTGACGCCCGACCTGGTCCGCACGGAGCCCCGCCGATGATCGAGTCCAGGCTGATCGTGACGAAGGAGACGCCGCTCGCAAGGAGGCAGCCATGCTTGAGGAGAAAGTGATCGCGAGCTGGAAGTACAAGAAGGGCGCGCTCGACGCGAAGACCGCGTACCTCTGCTATCTCGCGGCGAATCTCGCCGTGGGCAACACCCACTGAGCGAAGCGCGACCTGGCAGGTGCCAGGACATCGGGCGCGAGCGAGGACGAGGTGCGCGAGGCGATCAGCTTCGCGATCCGCGCGAACGCGGCGAAGGCGCACGCGGACATCCTCAAGGTGTGGACCGATGGCGGAGGTTAGCCTGACCGCGGCGTTCTCCACGGTCCCCGCGGGGGAGGCCGAGGACATCAAGCGGGTCCTCGTCGAGACGGTCGAGCAGCTCGCGCGGGACGACGGCGCCTTCACGCGGGCGAAGCTCGTCTTCACCGAGTCCGACGAGCGCTGCGGGCTCACCGCGGAGCTCGACGGCGTGAAGAAGGAGGGCGTGCCCCTCCAGCTCGACCTCGACACGCTCGAGGACGCGAAGACCTCGGCCGGGGCGCGTGCCCAGCTGAAGGAGGCGCTGCGCCTCTACTTCCGGAGGGTCCTTGGCAAGTAGCGACGACGGCGTCCTCCTCTTCGTCTGGCGCGGTTCCGTGCTGCGCGTGCCGGACGGCGTCCAGCCGCCGAAGGCGGGCTCGCGCTTCTTCTGCCGCCACCTCGCCGTGGGGTCCGGCGAGCGCGCGCTCGAGATCGGGAGCGGCGCCGGCCTCGCCGCCGTCCTCATCGCCAAGGCCGGCGCACGCGTCGTGGCGACCGACATCGTGCCCGCGGCCGTCGAGGCCACCCGCGCCAACGCCGCGCTGAACGGCGTCGTCGTGGACGCGCGGCTCGGCGACTGCTACGCGCCCGTCGCGGGCGAGCGCTTCGACCTGATCTGCGCCAACGCGCCCCAGATGCCGACCCCGCCCGGCCGCGCGCGGGCGGACGCGGCCGCCGCCGCCGACAACGGCGGTGGCGACGGCTGGGAGATCCTCGACCGCGTGATCCGCGGCGCGCCCGCGCACCTCACCCCGCGCGGCCGGCTCGTGTTCGCGATCTTCGCGTTCCTCGGCGCGAAGCGCGCGTTCGCGAAGCTCGAGGCCGTCGGGCTCGAGCCCGCGCTCATCGCGAGCGAGAGCCAGTCGTTCCCGCGGATCGGCTACGAGCGGCTCGAGCACATCCGCGCGGTGGACGCCGAGGCGACGGTGCCGGCGACGGGCCTCCCGCCGACCGTCGAGCGGCTCCTGATCCAGGGAACGCGCCGCGCGTGACGCGCCGGCTCATCGTCAACGCGGACGACTTCGGTCTCACGCCCGGCGTCAGCGCCGGTATCCTCGCCGCGCGGCGCCACGGCATCGTGACGAGCTCGACCGTGCTGGTGACGGCCGGCCCGGACCGCGACGACCTCGCGCGCGCGCGCGACGCCGGGCTCGGCCTCGGGCTCCACGTCAATCTGACCCTCGGCCGGCCGCTCACGCGCGCGCGCTCGCTCGTGGACGCCACCGGACGCTTCGTCCGGGACGCGCGCCACGCCGCGGCGCGCGCGGACGCGAAGGACGTCGGGCGTGAGATCGCGGCGCAGATCGAGATGTTCGAGCGGCTGGCGAAGCGGCCGCCGACCCACCTCGACACCCACCACCACGTCGGCCTCCTGGCGCCGGTCGCCGAGGTCGTCCTCGCCGCCGCACGGCGGCTCGGCGTCCCCGTGCGCAGCCAGAACGCGGCGTCGCGGGCGCGAGCGCGGAGCGCCGGGCTCAGGACGCCCGACCACTTCTTCGGCGAGTCGGGGCCCGGGGCCTACTGGTCGCTCGCGCGGACGCTCGCCCATCTCCGCGCCCTCCCGCCCGGGGTCTCGGAGTTCATGAGCCATCCCGGCTGGTGCGACGACGCCCTCGCCGGGAGCCGCTACGGCCGCCAGCGCGAGACCGAGCTCGTCGGCCTCGGGACCCCGGCGGCGCGCGCCGCTGCGCAGAGCCTCGGTCTGCAGCTCTGCCACTTCGGCGACCTCTAGCCCGCGCGCGATGACGGCGGGAGGGCTGCTGCTCGGCGTGGACGTCGGCGGCACGACCATCGCCGCCGGCGCCGTCACGCCCGCGGGCGAGGTGATCCTCGAGCGCCGCCTCCGGACCCGTGAGCGCGGTCCGGGGCACGCCGTCGAAACGATCCAGGCGCTCATCGGCGCACTCGTCGCCGCGCTCCGCGACGACGCGGAGCGCCCGGGGCGCACGCCGGCGGCGATCGGCCTCGGCGTGCCCGGGCCCGTGGTCGCCGGGCGCGTCGGCGAGCCCGTGCCTCACGTCCCCGAGCTCGCCGGTCGCGCGCTCGCCGCCGAGCTCGCCGAGCGCTTCGGGCTCCCGGCCTTCGTGGACAATGACGTGAACGCGCTGGCGCTCGGCGAGTGGATGTTCGGCGCCGGGCGCGGCGCCCGCTCGCTCGTCGTGCTGGCGGCCGGGACCGGCTTCGGTGGCGGCATCGTGCTCGACGGCCGGCTCGTGCGCGGCGTCGCGGGCTTCGGGGGCGAGCTCGGCCACGCGCCGGTGAAGCTCGACGGGCGGCCGTGCTGGTGCGGCGGCCGCGGGTGCCTGGCGGTCTACGCGAGCGGCCGCGGCATCGCGGAGTCGGCGCGCGAGCGTGTCGCGAGCCGGCCGGACTCGAGCCTGCGCCGCGCGGCGGGCGGCGACGCCGCCGCGATCACGGCGCCGCTCGTGTTTCGCGCCGCCGGCGAGGGCGATGCGGTCGCGTCGTCCGTCGTGGACGAGGCCTGCCGCGCGCTCGGCGCGATGCTCGCCACGGTCGTCAACGGGCTCAACCCGGATGTCGTCGTGATCACCGGCGGCGTGGCCGCGTCGTACGCGGCGCTCGAGCCCCGGATCCTCGAGGCGGCGCGCGGGCACGCCTTCAAGGAGGCGCTGGCGGCGACACGCGTGACGATCGTTCCGGGGGACAAGCACGTCAGCATGCGCGGCGCCGCGGCGCTCGCGCTCTATGAGCTCGCGGGGCGAGCCGAGGGAGCGTAGGGCGAGCCGAGGGGCGCCCGCGGCTACTTCGCCGACTTGCCGAGCAGGCCGTCGAGGATGCGCGGCAGCCGCGTGATCGCCGACTCGCCGTGGATGCGCGCGACCATCTCGCCGTTCTTGTCCACCACGACGGTGTAGGGCGTGCCGCGGAAGCCGAAGCGGTTGCCGACCGTGAGCCGCGGATCGAGCGCGACCTTGTAGGTGACCTTCTGCTCCTGGACGAAGCGCTGGACGTCCGCCTGCGTGTCCTGGACGTGGATCGCGAGCACCTCGACGCCGCGCGGGCGATAGCGCTCGGCGAGCCGCGCGAGCGTGGGCGACTGGGCGATGCAGGGCTTGCACCACGACGCCTGGAACCGCAGCACGAGTACCTTCCGGCCGATGAGCTCGCGCGAGTCGAGCCAACCCTTGCCGTCGAGGACGCGGACCCGGAAGCCCGGCGCCGCCGGCGCGGCCTCGCTCGCGGCGACGGAAACGCTCAGCAGCATGGCGAGCGCGAGGGCGGGGACGCGCACGGAGGGTATAATAGCCGCGTGAACGACCTCGAGCACGAACTTCGGAAAGTCGTCGCCGGGGACGTTCGCTTCGATCCCACCTCGCGCCTCCTCTACGCGACCGACGCCTCGATGTACCAGGTGGAGCCGCTCGGCGTCGTCATCCCGCGCGACGCCGACGACGTGCAGGCGGCGGTCGAGGTCGCGAGGGCGCAGCGGGTCGCGCTCCTCCCGCGCGGCGGCGGCACCTCGCTCACGGGCCAGACCGTGAACCGTGCGCTCGTGCTGGACTTCTCGCGGCACATGCACGCGGTCCTCGAGGTGAACGCCGAGGAGTCGTGGGCGCGCGTCCAGCCCGGACTCGTGCAGGACAACCTGAACCACCACGTGCGGCCGCTCGGCCTGCTCTTCGGCCCGGACACCTCGACCTCGAACCGCGCGACGCTCGGCGGGATGCTCGGCAACAACTCGGGCGGCTCGCACTCGATCGCCTACGGCCTCACGGTCGACCACGTGCTCGAGCTCCGGTGCCTCCTCGCCGACGGCACGCGCGTCGCTTTCGGCGAGGTGACGCCCGTCGAGTTCGAGGCGAAGTGCCGGGCGCCGGGGCTCGAGGGGCAGATCTACCGCGAGGTTGCGCGCATCCGCGACGCGTACGCCGGCGAGATCCGCGCGCGGTGGCCGAAGCACTGGCGGCGCGTCGCCGGCTACAATTTGAATGAGTTAGTGGGGAACGGAGCCACCCGCGCCTTTCTCAGGCCACCTTCGGAACGCGCCGGCCCCGCGGACCCCGCTCCAACAGACGCCCCGCTCAACATGGCCCGGCTCGTGGTCGGCTCCGAGGGCACGCTCGTCACCGTGCTCGAGGCCAAGGTCCGCCTCGTGCGGCGGCCGACGCGGACCGCGCTCGACGTCATCCACTACCGCGGCCTCCAGGAGGCGCTCGAGTCGTCGCAGGCGATCCTCGAGACCGGGCCCTACGCGGTCGAGCTGACCGACAAGATGATCCTCGACCTGGCGCGGGGGAACATCGAGCAGTCCGCGCGCATGGGCTTCGTCCAGGGCGACCCCGAGGCGATCCTGATCGTCGAGTACGCGGGGGAGAGCGACGCCGAGGTGCGCGCCAAGGTGGACGCCCTCGAGCATCTGCGCGGCCGCGAGCGCTTCGGCTACGCCGCCCACGTCGCGTACGACGCCGCGGAGCAGCAATCGATCTGGAAGCTCCGGAAGTCCGGCCTCGGCCTGCTGCTCGGCATGAAGGGCGACAAGAAGCCG from Candidatus Methylomirabilota bacterium includes these protein-coding regions:
- a CDS encoding HemK2/MTQ2 family protein methyltransferase, with product MASSDDGVLLFVWRGSVLRVPDGVQPPKAGSRFFCRHLAVGSGERALEIGSGAGLAAVLIAKAGARVVATDIVPAAVEATRANAALNGVVVDARLGDCYAPVAGERFDLICANAPQMPTPPGRARADAAAAADNGGGDGWEILDRVIRGAPAHLTPRGRLVFAIFAFLGAKRAFAKLEAVGLEPALIASESQSFPRIGYERLEHIRAVDAEATVPATGLPPTVERLLIQGTRRA
- a CDS encoding ABC transporter permease, encoding MTARVLVRSPLAGWLERHEPAARELRLYARIFARSASSLLGLGLVLLFLLVAALGPWIVPYPEDARGAVHLDLKLQAPGAAHWFGTDEVGNDVYTRVILGARVSLQIGLIITLVGGLIGVPLGMLAGYVGGLLGDVIMRVTDVFLSVPALVLALAIVGALGPGIVNAIVALSLVWWPGYVRLVQGKTLSLKAQTFVEAARAVGTGRLRIVFVHILPNCLSTITVKASMDMGTAILAAAGLGFIGLGAQPPHPEWGAMISYGRNYLPTWWWYSAFPGLFIYLTVLGFNLLGDGLRDVLDPKSRG
- a CDS encoding AroM family protein translates to MTASRPSVGLVTIGQSPRADVVPDMAEILGPGIDIREAGALDGLTRAEIAALAPGPGDEILVTRLADASSVFVAKRHVVARVQAKIAALEAAGAGLTALLCTGAFPPIPARRPCVQPQPILLGALRGLRWPGRLGILTPSEPHVAQTEARWRADGFDPVVVPLSPYEEENPVALARAADALRSAHAGLVVMDCIGFRKKTRDELRAAIGAPVLVANLLVARVLAELCGV
- a CDS encoding ROK family protein; protein product: MTAGGLLLGVDVGGTTIAAGAVTPAGEVILERRLRTRERGPGHAVETIQALIGALVAALRDDAERPGRTPAAIGLGVPGPVVAGRVGEPVPHVPELAGRALAAELAERFGLPAFVDNDVNALALGEWMFGAGRGARSLVVLAAGTGFGGGIVLDGRLVRGVAGFGGELGHAPVKLDGRPCWCGGRGCLAVYASGRGIAESARERVASRPDSSLRRAAGGDAAAITAPLVFRAAGEGDAVASSVVDEACRALGAMLATVVNGLNPDVVVITGGVAASYAALEPRILEAARGHAFKEALAATRVTIVPGDKHVSMRGAAALALYELAGRAEGA
- a CDS encoding TlpA disulfide reductase family protein yields the protein MRVPALALAMLLSVSVAASEAAPAAPGFRVRVLDGKGWLDSRELIGRKVLVLRFQASWCKPCIAQSPTLARLAERYRPRGVEVLAIHVQDTQADVQRFVQEQKVTYKVALDPRLTVGNRFGFRGTPYTVVVDKNGEMVARIHGESAITRLPRILDGLLGKSAK
- a CDS encoding DEAD/DEAH box helicase — encoded protein: MELLEEFRARYPFPLDDFQLEAIQAIAAGQSVIVSAPTGAGKTLVAEFAIHAALAAGRRIAYTTPLKALSNQKFADFTRAFGEARVGILTGDVKVNPHARVLVMTTEILRNALYGSGLEDLSYIVLDECHYMGDEGRGTVWEEIIIGAPKDVALVGLSATVANVKEIADWISLVHRPIVPIYHPHRPVPLRWAIADLAGEMHDLDDVRRGRARVVGDEPRGPDDRGRWYTRRVADPTVLIEALAARRWLPAIYFIFSRAGCERAMHDVLTEGRSLLTAEQQAEVDRAIGEAVAESPSVGESALSQSVFQGLRIGVALHHAGILPGLKRLIETLFERGLCKVVFATETMSLGIHMPARAVVLQGLTKRTDRGFRSLTHNELTQMAGRAGRRGIDAEGECVIALDARDGVDSVFHVVDGAPEPIESRFRLGYGSVALLLGTGAEPDVLRRRIESSFGQYQNLKRVRELEAEVLSLEAQLAALERYEAPCGDFQRVGRYRRARQEQEVRRQALGRGGRRGERSVAEAETGRLALVRRKGAPSLALILGVHSTRGGKALLDALLPHGAVVRVKSGVVKRVFWATPPIHVSRDLGREGRGRDGRGLGHLAAELGRLSVAELVERERAEGPGAVLAAIECHRCPWGALPKCDREWRELETLTERLGARRRALEHVRGAYWQEFLRVVEVLEQFGAIRERRLEPRGRLVASLRHDNELLVAESVFRGLFADLTGAEAAALVSALIEESRSGEPARAREFLRKRPKLRRRLAELEGIARTLHEAQRQRHLGIPLGVHGGFMPAIFRWASGEDDWTAIVEDAFGGHEGDLIRAMRRLIDLLRQLAESPEVPAQTARVLAQVARVVDRGIVLESALI
- a CDS encoding ChbG/HpnK family deacetylase, which encodes MTRRLIVNADDFGLTPGVSAGILAARRHGIVTSSTVLVTAGPDRDDLARARDAGLGLGLHVNLTLGRPLTRARSLVDATGRFVRDARHAAARADAKDVGREIAAQIEMFERLAKRPPTHLDTHHHVGLLAPVAEVVLAAARRLGVPVRSQNAASRARARSAGLRTPDHFFGESGPGAYWSLARTLAHLRALPPGVSEFMSHPGWCDDALAGSRYGRQRETELVGLGTPAARAAAQSLGLQLCHFGDL